One window of the Arthrobacter sp. D5-1 genome contains the following:
- a CDS encoding alpha/beta fold hydrolase, whose translation MNMLPDFSPFLSSWNGTGPRVGVVMSHGFTGSPHSVRPWAEHLAAAGYAVRLPLLPGHGTTWQDMARRSWQEWHRAVDDAYLELAAECDYVFSTGLSMGGTLALRIAATRPVAGTVVVNPGLVLDDPRAVIVAALKYVVKTTPAIANDILKPDQNEGAYARTPVAAAHELKKMYKDTAAILPRIHSPVQVYKSSVDNVISEASLDFLRARVNAPVDVKYLNNSYHVATLDNDAPEIFAGTVEFIQQTVATLAGHGPSPEKDTAHEQA comes from the coding sequence ATGAACATGCTTCCGGATTTCTCGCCGTTCCTCAGCAGTTGGAACGGGACAGGCCCCCGCGTGGGTGTCGTTATGTCCCACGGTTTTACCGGCAGTCCACACAGCGTCAGGCCTTGGGCCGAGCACCTGGCGGCAGCCGGTTATGCTGTCAGGCTGCCCTTGCTGCCCGGTCACGGCACCACGTGGCAGGACATGGCGAGGCGTTCCTGGCAGGAGTGGCACCGCGCAGTGGATGACGCCTACCTTGAACTGGCCGCCGAGTGCGATTACGTCTTCAGCACCGGCCTGTCCATGGGCGGCACTTTGGCGCTGCGCATCGCGGCGACGCGCCCTGTGGCCGGAACAGTGGTGGTCAACCCGGGCTTGGTCCTCGATGATCCACGGGCAGTCATAGTCGCTGCGCTCAAATACGTGGTGAAGACAACGCCGGCCATTGCCAACGACATCCTCAAACCGGACCAGAATGAAGGCGCCTACGCCCGCACTCCCGTTGCCGCGGCGCACGAGTTAAAGAAGATGTACAAGGACACGGCAGCGATCCTGCCCCGCATCCACTCCCCTGTCCAGGTCTACAAATCCAGTGTGGACAACGTGATCTCAGAGGCGAGCCTGGATTTCCTGCGCGCCCGGGTCAACGCACCAGTGGACGTCAAATACCTCAACAACAGCTACCACGTGGCTACTCTCGACAACGACGCCCCGGAGATCTTCGCGGGTACCGTGGAGTTCATTCAACAAACCGTAGCAACCCTGGCCGGACACGGGCCCTCCCCCGAAAAGGACACAGCCCATGAACAGGCCTGA
- a CDS encoding alpha/beta fold hydrolase has translation MTERLTPAAPLAFHHAGHGPNAGTGVAICHGFTGSPLSVLPWAEYLAAQGFAVSVPLLPGHGTSWQDLATTRWQDWYRTFEQSYLDLAGQTEKCFVAGLSMGGAVALRVASQHDVPGLVLVNPGLSFYDRRVRYVAALKYVMPTTTPIVEDKPAPVTTQDGDYSKTPLKSVHELKKLFRAATLGLPKVQAPALVFKSSVDEVVPPSSVAAIERHIASSRLKVVTLPHSGHVATLDVDAPTIFEQSARFFRQHAGDRVASESS, from the coding sequence ATGACGGAACGCCTCACACCTGCAGCGCCGCTTGCCTTCCACCATGCCGGGCACGGACCCAATGCCGGCACCGGAGTGGCCATCTGCCACGGATTCACCGGCAGTCCACTCAGTGTCCTCCCGTGGGCGGAGTATCTGGCCGCTCAAGGATTCGCCGTTTCTGTACCACTGCTGCCTGGCCACGGGACCAGTTGGCAGGACCTCGCAACAACGCGGTGGCAGGACTGGTACCGGACTTTTGAACAGAGTTACCTGGACTTGGCCGGGCAAACAGAAAAGTGCTTCGTGGCGGGATTGTCCATGGGTGGCGCCGTGGCACTGCGTGTAGCTTCACAGCATGATGTCCCCGGGCTGGTCCTTGTCAATCCGGGCCTGAGTTTCTATGACCGTCGCGTGAGGTACGTAGCTGCCCTCAAATACGTCATGCCCACCACCACACCCATCGTTGAAGACAAACCGGCTCCGGTCACCACCCAGGATGGCGACTATTCCAAGACGCCCCTGAAGTCAGTCCATGAACTGAAGAAGCTCTTCCGGGCGGCCACTCTCGGATTGCCCAAGGTGCAGGCTCCGGCTTTGGTCTTCAAGTCGTCAGTGGACGAGGTGGTCCCGCCGAGTTCCGTAGCCGCCATTGAGCGCCACATTGCGTCCTCCCGGTTAAAAGTGGTGACGCTTCCGCACAGCGGTCATGTGGCCACACTGGATGTTGATGCGCCTACCATTTTCGAACAATCAGCCAGGTTTTTCCGTCAGCACGCCGGGGACAGAGTAGCCTCAGAGTCATCATGA
- a CDS encoding ROK family protein — translation MPALRSSFRARPKPPASAWKDVPWAARRSHLGRRGLAIGIDIGGTKVAAGVVDAEGRVLAEARRSTPGADPRAVEQTIVELVDELSAEHRVASVGIGAAGWMDLDGGTVLFSPHLAWRNEPLRASLQKLLRRPVLLTNDADAAAWAEWRFGAGQGESRLVCVTLGTGIGGAMVMDGRVERGRYGVAGEFGHQIIFPGGHRCECGNRGCWEQYASGNALGREARQLVRTNSPEGRALLEKAGGTADNLTGAAVTALALEGDATSRELLADQGEWLGLGLANLAAALDPGMFVIGGGLCDAGELLAGPARESFAKNLTGRGFRPMAGIELAALGPRAGMIGAADLSRVSGRAHS, via the coding sequence ATGCCCGCACTACGGTCCTCTTTTCGTGCCAGACCCAAACCACCGGCCTCAGCATGGAAGGACGTGCCGTGGGCTGCCCGCCGCAGCCATTTGGGCCGTCGTGGCCTGGCGATTGGAATAGATATCGGCGGCACCAAAGTTGCAGCCGGCGTGGTGGATGCGGAAGGGCGGGTCCTCGCCGAGGCCCGCAGGTCCACTCCCGGTGCCGATCCCCGGGCCGTGGAACAGACCATCGTGGAGCTGGTGGACGAACTCAGCGCCGAGCACCGCGTGGCCTCCGTCGGAATCGGCGCAGCGGGATGGATGGATCTCGACGGCGGGACGGTGCTGTTCAGCCCGCACCTTGCCTGGCGCAATGAGCCGCTCCGGGCCAGCCTGCAGAAGCTGCTGCGGCGTCCTGTCCTCCTGACGAACGACGCCGATGCCGCCGCCTGGGCTGAATGGCGCTTCGGTGCCGGCCAGGGTGAGAGCCGGCTGGTGTGCGTGACGCTGGGTACGGGCATTGGCGGGGCCATGGTCATGGATGGCCGGGTGGAACGAGGACGTTACGGGGTGGCCGGCGAATTCGGGCACCAGATTATCTTTCCCGGCGGACACCGTTGCGAATGCGGGAACCGTGGGTGCTGGGAGCAGTATGCCTCCGGCAACGCCTTGGGGCGCGAGGCCCGCCAACTTGTCCGGACCAACTCGCCGGAAGGCCGGGCTCTTTTGGAAAAGGCCGGCGGAACTGCAGACAACCTCACGGGGGCAGCTGTCACGGCGTTGGCACTGGAAGGTGATGCGACATCCCGCGAACTCCTTGCAGATCAAGGCGAATGGCTGGGATTGGGACTGGCCAACCTGGCCGCTGCCCTTGACCCCGGGATGTTCGTGATCGGCGGGGGACTCTGCGATGCCGGGGAACTGCTGGCCGGACCGGCCCGGGAGTCGTTCGCGAAGAACCTCACCGGCAGGGGGTTCCGGCCCATGGCGGGGATTGAGCTCGCGGCACTCGGTCCCCGTGCCGGCATGATCGGCGCCGCGGACCTTTCGCGTGTCAGCGGACGCGCCCACAGCTAA
- a CDS encoding long-chain fatty acid--CoA ligase, producing the protein MREISVPPLVNIAPETNITDFVIREAGKASNPALFSKLDSNGQWQDIRAKDFLADVRALAKGLIASGVATGDRVGIMSRTRYEWSLVDFAIWFAGAVSVPIYETSSPSQVAWNLGDSGAVAAFGEAAHHEDVIRQAVAAEDISSVAHVWQLEGAGLDALRAAGAGVPDDELESRRSSAGLADLATIIYTSGTTGRPKGCELTHGNFVELSENARASLPEIINESGKTIMFLPLAHVFARFISVLAVAGGVQVAHTPDIKNLLADLQSFQPTFILAVPRVFEKVYNSALTKAEDGGKGAIFHRAVDTAIAYSKARESGSLGLGLKIKHAVFDKLVYGKLRAAMGGQVAHAVSGGGPLGERLGHFFQGIGLQILEGYGLTETTAPISVNTPSMIRIGTVGAPLPGNSVKIADDGEILAKGVCVMRGYYKREDLTEETFTDGWFRTGDIGELDSNGFLKITGRKKEIIVTAGGKNVVPALLEDQIRADALVSQVLVVGDNRPFIGALVTLDEEALPGWLERHGLPSSTSLGEAADHAVVKAAVQELISKANQSVSQAEAIKSFRIVPADFTEASGHLTPSLKVKRAQVMKDFNTVIEEMYSSPRAS; encoded by the coding sequence GTGCGTGAAATCAGTGTTCCTCCCCTCGTCAATATCGCCCCGGAAACCAACATCACGGACTTCGTGATCCGGGAAGCCGGAAAGGCGTCAAACCCAGCGTTGTTCTCCAAGCTGGACAGCAATGGGCAGTGGCAGGACATCCGGGCCAAGGACTTCCTCGCTGATGTCAGGGCCCTGGCAAAGGGCCTGATTGCCAGCGGCGTCGCCACCGGCGACCGGGTGGGCATTATGTCCCGGACCCGGTACGAATGGTCGTTGGTGGACTTCGCCATCTGGTTCGCCGGTGCAGTCTCGGTCCCGATCTATGAAACGTCTTCGCCTTCCCAGGTGGCGTGGAACCTGGGTGACTCTGGTGCGGTGGCAGCCTTCGGCGAAGCCGCACACCACGAGGACGTCATACGCCAGGCGGTGGCAGCCGAGGACATCAGCTCGGTGGCCCACGTCTGGCAGCTTGAGGGTGCGGGGCTGGATGCCCTGCGGGCAGCCGGTGCAGGCGTACCCGACGACGAACTCGAGTCCCGCCGCTCCTCCGCCGGCCTGGCCGATCTCGCCACCATCATTTACACCTCCGGCACCACCGGCAGGCCCAAGGGCTGCGAATTGACCCACGGCAACTTCGTGGAGCTCTCCGAGAATGCCCGCGCGTCCCTTCCCGAAATCATCAATGAGTCGGGCAAGACCATCATGTTCCTGCCGCTGGCCCACGTCTTTGCCCGGTTCATCTCCGTGCTTGCCGTGGCCGGCGGCGTCCAGGTAGCCCATACCCCGGACATCAAAAACCTGCTGGCCGACCTCCAGAGTTTCCAACCGACGTTCATCCTGGCTGTCCCCCGCGTCTTCGAGAAGGTGTACAACTCGGCGCTGACCAAGGCCGAAGACGGCGGCAAGGGCGCCATCTTCCACCGCGCCGTGGACACCGCGATCGCCTACTCCAAGGCCCGCGAGTCAGGTTCCCTGGGCCTCGGCCTGAAGATCAAGCACGCAGTGTTCGACAAACTCGTTTACGGCAAGCTCCGCGCGGCCATGGGTGGACAGGTGGCCCACGCCGTGTCCGGCGGCGGCCCTCTGGGTGAACGCCTTGGCCACTTCTTCCAAGGCATCGGCCTGCAGATCCTGGAAGGTTACGGACTCACCGAAACAACCGCGCCCATCTCCGTCAACACTCCTTCCATGATCAGGATTGGCACCGTTGGCGCCCCCTTGCCCGGAAACTCCGTCAAGATTGCCGACGACGGCGAAATCCTCGCCAAGGGAGTCTGCGTCATGCGCGGCTACTACAAGCGCGAAGACCTCACGGAAGAGACCTTCACCGACGGCTGGTTCCGCACCGGCGATATTGGCGAGTTGGACAGTAACGGATTCCTCAAGATCACTGGCCGCAAGAAGGAAATCATCGTGACGGCCGGCGGCAAGAACGTGGTTCCCGCGTTGCTCGAGGACCAGATCCGCGCTGATGCGCTGGTCTCCCAGGTTTTGGTGGTGGGCGATAACCGCCCGTTCATCGGCGCTCTGGTCACCCTCGATGAGGAAGCCCTTCCAGGATGGTTGGAACGCCACGGGCTGCCGTCCAGCACGTCGTTGGGCGAAGCTGCGGACCATGCGGTGGTGAAAGCCGCGGTGCAGGAACTCATCAGCAAGGCCAACCAGTCAGTGTCCCAGGCTGAAGCCATCAAGTCTTTCCGGATTGTCCCGGCGGACTTCACGGAGGCCTCAGGGCACCTCACCCCGTCCCTCAAGGTCAAGCGGGCCCAGGTCATGAAGGACTTCAACACTGTGATCGAGGAAATGTACTCGTCTCCACGCGCTTCCTAG
- a CDS encoding lysophospholipid acyltransferase family protein — MFYWVMKRIFLGPILKLLFRPWVKGLDNVPESGAAILASNHLSFSDSIFLPLMVHRPVIFLAKSEYFTGKGFKGRLTALFFRLSNQLPMDRSGGAASEMSLQAGKDVLASGGLLGIYPEGTRSPDARLYRGKVGVARLALQTRVPVVPVAMIGTEKVQPIGKRLPSIRRVGIIFGQPLDFSRYYGMEDDRLIQRAVTDEIMYALMRLSGQEYVDEYAAVVKAQLAGKGPEPVHQLEVTEEVTEDIAEDRDEPGSGGDGTSQKL; from the coding sequence GTGTTCTATTGGGTCATGAAAAGGATCTTCCTGGGTCCCATCCTCAAACTCCTGTTCAGGCCGTGGGTCAAGGGCCTGGATAACGTCCCTGAAAGCGGCGCCGCAATCCTGGCGTCCAACCACCTGTCCTTTTCGGACTCCATCTTCCTGCCTTTGATGGTGCACCGGCCGGTGATCTTCCTGGCCAAGTCCGAGTACTTCACCGGGAAAGGCTTCAAGGGCCGGCTTACGGCGCTTTTCTTCAGGCTGAGCAACCAACTTCCCATGGACCGTTCCGGAGGGGCAGCGTCCGAGATGTCGTTGCAAGCCGGCAAAGATGTCCTCGCCTCCGGGGGCTTGTTGGGAATTTACCCGGAAGGCACCCGCAGCCCGGACGCCCGGCTCTACCGCGGCAAGGTGGGTGTAGCGCGGCTCGCCTTGCAAACCAGGGTCCCCGTGGTGCCGGTCGCCATGATCGGCACGGAGAAAGTCCAGCCCATCGGTAAGCGGCTCCCCAGCATCCGCCGGGTCGGCATCATCTTTGGACAACCCCTGGACTTCAGCCGCTACTACGGCATGGAGGACGACCGCCTGATCCAGCGCGCAGTGACGGACGAAATCATGTACGCCCTGATGCGTCTCTCCGGCCAGGAATACGTCGATGAGTATGCCGCCGTGGTCAAGGCCCAATTGGCCGGCAAGGGCCCGGAGCCTGTCCACCAGCTTGAGGTGACAGAGGAGGTCACCGAAGACATCGCTGAGGACAGGGATGAACCTGGGAGCGGCGGGGACGGGACATCGCAGAAACTGTGA
- a CDS encoding pyruvate carboxylase — protein sequence MFSKILVANRGEIAIRAFRAGYELGAKTVAVFPHEDRNSIHRQKADEAYLIGEVGHPVRAYLDVEEVVRVAKEAGADAIYPGYGFLSENPDLARAAKAAGITFVGPPAEVLELAGNKVAALEAARKAGVPVLKSSKPSKDLDELIAAADEIGFPIFAKAVAGGGGRGMRRVETREALPEALQSAMREADAAFGDPTMFLEQAVLRPRHIEVQILADAEGNVMHLFERDCSLQRRHQKVVEIAPAPNLDENIRQALYRDAVAFAKALNYVNAGTVEFLVDTEGERAGQHVFIEMNPRIQVEHTVTEEITDVDLVQAQMRIASGETLADLGLSQETVSIKGAALQCRITTEDPANGFRPDVGKITGYRSAGGAGVRLDGGTVYSGAEISPHFDSMLVKLTCRGRDYPAAVARARRGLAEFRIRGVSTNIPFLQAVLADPDFNAGNVATDFIDKRPELLKSHISADRGTKLLTWLAEVTVNKPNGELTVHSDPASKLPAIEGPVPTSGSRQKLMELGPEGFAKALREQQALAVTDTTFRDAHQSLLATRVRTRDLVAAGPAVTALMPELLSVEAWGGATYDVALRFLGEDPWDRLAALRQALPNTCLQMLLRGRNTVGYTPYPEEVTEAFVNEAAATGIDIFRIFDALNDVNQMAPAIRAVRATGTAVAEVALCYTGNLLDPNEDLYTLDYYLDLAQKIVDAGAHILAIKDMAGLLRPAAATKLVTALRERFDLPVHLHTHDTAGGQLATLLAAVEAGVDAVDVAAASLAGTTSQPAASALVAALANTPRDTGLSLKNVGAMEPYWEAVRRVYAPFESGLPGPTGRVYQHEIPGGQLSNLRQQAIALGLGEQFEAIEDMYTAADRILGRLVKVTPSSKVVGDLALHLVGLNADPADFNENPQNYDIPDSVIGFLSGELGDPPGGWPEPFRTKALQGRSVKVRDVDISAEDSAALKGDSKTRQHTLNRLLFAGPTKDYLKSVETYGNISVLDTRDYLYGFQQGSEHVIELEKGVRLIAQLEAVSEADEKGMRTVMCTLNGQSRPVVVRDRSVVSNVKAAEKADPAQPGQVAAPFAGAVTVTVKAGDVVNAGDTVATIEAMKMEASITTPVAGTVSRLAISSVEQVQGGDLLLVIS from the coding sequence ATGTTTTCGAAAATTCTGGTGGCCAATCGCGGCGAAATCGCGATCAGGGCGTTTCGCGCTGGTTATGAACTGGGCGCCAAGACCGTAGCCGTCTTTCCGCACGAGGACCGTAACTCGATCCACCGGCAGAAGGCCGACGAAGCTTACCTGATCGGCGAGGTGGGCCATCCCGTCCGCGCCTACCTTGACGTGGAGGAGGTTGTCCGCGTCGCCAAGGAAGCCGGCGCAGACGCCATCTACCCCGGCTATGGCTTCCTCTCGGAGAACCCGGACCTCGCCCGTGCTGCCAAGGCAGCCGGAATCACCTTTGTGGGTCCGCCCGCGGAGGTGCTGGAACTCGCCGGCAACAAGGTTGCGGCACTGGAAGCAGCCCGCAAGGCCGGCGTGCCTGTCTTGAAGTCGAGCAAGCCGTCCAAGGATCTTGACGAGCTCATTGCGGCAGCGGACGAGATTGGGTTCCCCATCTTCGCAAAGGCTGTCGCCGGTGGCGGTGGCCGCGGTATGCGCCGTGTGGAGACGCGCGAAGCCCTCCCCGAGGCCTTGCAGTCCGCCATGCGTGAGGCTGACGCCGCGTTCGGCGATCCCACCATGTTCCTTGAGCAGGCTGTGTTGCGTCCCCGCCACATCGAAGTGCAGATCCTGGCTGACGCCGAGGGCAATGTCATGCACCTCTTCGAACGTGACTGTTCACTGCAGCGGCGCCACCAGAAGGTGGTGGAGATCGCTCCTGCGCCGAACCTGGATGAGAACATCCGCCAGGCGCTCTACCGCGATGCCGTCGCTTTCGCGAAGGCCCTCAACTATGTCAATGCGGGAACCGTGGAATTCCTGGTGGACACCGAGGGTGAGCGCGCCGGGCAGCATGTGTTCATCGAAATGAACCCCCGTATCCAGGTGGAGCACACCGTCACCGAGGAAATCACGGATGTGGACCTCGTACAGGCGCAGATGCGCATCGCGTCGGGTGAGACCCTGGCGGACCTTGGCCTGAGCCAGGAGACCGTTTCCATCAAGGGTGCCGCGCTGCAGTGCCGCATCACCACGGAAGACCCCGCCAACGGGTTCCGTCCGGACGTCGGGAAGATCACGGGTTATCGCTCTGCCGGCGGTGCCGGTGTCAGGCTCGACGGCGGTACCGTTTACTCGGGTGCCGAGATCAGCCCGCACTTTGACTCCATGCTGGTCAAGCTGACCTGCCGTGGTCGGGACTACCCGGCTGCAGTGGCCCGTGCCCGCCGTGGCCTCGCAGAGTTCCGTATTCGCGGCGTGTCCACCAACATCCCTTTCCTGCAGGCTGTCCTTGCGGATCCGGACTTCAACGCCGGCAACGTGGCCACTGACTTCATTGACAAGCGCCCGGAGCTGCTGAAGTCCCACATCTCCGCCGACCGTGGCACCAAACTGCTCACGTGGTTGGCCGAGGTGACTGTAAACAAGCCGAACGGTGAGCTCACGGTCCACTCAGACCCGGCCAGCAAGCTGCCGGCGATCGAGGGGCCGGTTCCCACCTCAGGTTCGCGCCAGAAGCTGATGGAACTCGGGCCCGAGGGCTTCGCCAAGGCCCTTCGGGAGCAGCAGGCCCTGGCCGTCACGGACACCACCTTCCGTGATGCCCACCAGTCGCTCCTGGCCACCCGCGTCCGCACCCGTGACCTCGTCGCGGCCGGTCCGGCGGTGACGGCCCTGATGCCGGAACTCCTTTCCGTGGAAGCCTGGGGCGGTGCGACGTACGACGTCGCCCTGCGTTTCCTCGGTGAGGACCCCTGGGACCGTCTGGCCGCACTGCGTCAGGCACTTCCCAACACCTGCCTCCAGATGCTGCTCCGCGGACGCAACACCGTGGGCTACACGCCCTACCCTGAGGAAGTGACTGAGGCTTTCGTTAACGAAGCAGCAGCCACCGGCATCGATATCTTCCGCATCTTCGATGCCCTCAACGACGTCAACCAGATGGCACCGGCCATCCGGGCCGTCCGGGCCACCGGCACCGCCGTCGCAGAAGTGGCGCTTTGCTACACGGGCAACCTCCTTGACCCCAATGAGGACCTGTACACCCTTGACTACTACCTGGACCTCGCCCAGAAGATCGTCGACGCCGGTGCCCACATCCTCGCCATCAAGGACATGGCAGGCCTGTTGCGTCCGGCTGCGGCCACAAAGCTGGTGACGGCGTTGCGCGAGCGCTTCGACCTGCCGGTGCATCTCCACACGCACGATACCGCCGGTGGGCAGCTGGCAACCCTCCTCGCTGCCGTCGAAGCCGGCGTGGACGCTGTTGACGTCGCTGCTGCCTCCCTTGCCGGGACCACCAGCCAGCCTGCCGCTTCGGCCTTGGTGGCAGCCTTGGCCAACACCCCGCGGGACACCGGCCTCAGCCTGAAAAACGTGGGCGCCATGGAGCCTTACTGGGAAGCTGTCCGCCGCGTCTACGCGCCCTTCGAATCAGGTCTGCCGGGCCCCACAGGCCGTGTCTACCAGCACGAGATCCCGGGCGGCCAGCTGTCCAACCTTCGCCAGCAGGCTATTGCCCTGGGGCTGGGGGAGCAGTTCGAAGCCATCGAGGACATGTACACCGCTGCCGACCGCATCCTGGGCCGGCTGGTCAAGGTGACGCCTTCCTCCAAGGTGGTGGGAGACCTCGCCCTGCACCTGGTTGGCTTGAACGCTGATCCGGCGGACTTCAACGAGAACCCGCAGAACTACGACATCCCCGACTCCGTGATCGGCTTCCTGTCCGGCGAACTCGGAGATCCCCCTGGAGGCTGGCCCGAGCCGTTCCGTACCAAGGCACTGCAGGGCCGCAGCGTCAAGGTCCGCGATGTGGATATCAGCGCCGAAGACAGCGCTGCGCTCAAGGGGGATTCCAAGACGCGCCAGCACACGCTGAACCGTTTGCTGTTCGCCGGTCCCACCAAGGACTACCTGAAGAGTGTGGAGACCTACGGCAACATCTCCGTGCTGGACACCCGTGACTACCTCTACGGTTTCCAGCAAGGCTCAGAGCATGTCATCGAGCTGGAAAAGGGCGTCCGCCTCATTGCCCAGCTTGAGGCTGTGTCCGAAGCCGATGAGAAGGGCATGCGGACTGTGATGTGCACGCTCAACGGCCAGTCCCGCCCGGTGGTTGTCCGTGACCGTTCGGTGGTCAGCAACGTCAAGGCAGCAGAGAAGGCCGATCCTGCCCAGCCCGGCCAGGTTGCAGCCCCGTTCGCCGGTGCCGTGACGGTCACGGTCAAGGCGGGCGACGTCGTCAACGCAGGCGATACCGTGGCCACCATTGAGGCGATGAAGATGGAAGCATCCATCACGACGCCGGTAGCCGGCACGGTCTCACGCCTGGCTATTTCCTCGGTGGAGCAGGTCCAGGGTGGCGACTTGCTGCTGGTGATCAGCTAG
- a CDS encoding bifunctional nuclease family protein → MIEVEIVGVRIELPSNQPLVLLRELNGERHVPIWIGTPEASAIALAQQGVVPPRPMTHDLLVDVVESLGHSIISVNIVAVEDNIFYGQLQFDDGTVVSSRASDALALALRAKCRIWCADAVMEEAGVRITEHDEGEDSEPDPSVDEEREMRRFREFLDDVEPEDFEG, encoded by the coding sequence ATGATCGAAGTCGAAATCGTAGGCGTGCGCATAGAGTTGCCGTCCAACCAGCCCTTGGTGCTTCTTCGCGAACTCAATGGCGAACGGCATGTACCTATCTGGATCGGCACCCCGGAGGCCAGCGCCATTGCTTTGGCCCAGCAGGGAGTGGTTCCGCCCCGGCCCATGACGCACGACCTCTTGGTGGACGTTGTTGAATCGCTGGGGCACTCCATCATCAGCGTCAACATCGTTGCTGTTGAGGACAACATCTTTTACGGGCAACTGCAGTTCGACGACGGCACCGTGGTCAGTTCCCGGGCTTCGGACGCGCTGGCGCTGGCGCTCCGGGCCAAGTGCCGCATTTGGTGCGCTGATGCCGTGATGGAAGAAGCCGGTGTCCGGATCACGGAACACGACGAAGGTGAAGACTCCGAGCCGGATCCCAGCGTGGACGAAGAGCGCGAAATGCGCCGCTTCCGGGAGTTTCTGGACGACGTGGAACCCGAAGACTTCGAGGGCTGA
- a CDS encoding ParA family protein, which produces MQVVSISSLKGGVGKTSVTTGLASAALAAGIPTLVVDLDPHADATTALGVQPGGQLDIGRMLKSPRKARLQENVAGSSWVSNGSSDGTLDVAVGSAFTGIYDRPDLGRRDLRRLSAVLAGTTAYELVLVDCPPSLNGLTRMAWSASDRVVLVAEPGLFSVAGTERTMRAIQLFRQEFAPNLAPAGIVANRVRTGSAEHTFRLAEMESMFGDLLLTPHIPEQANWQQIQGAAHSVHHWPGDSAKNSAKLFDALLESLLAGQPSLRDRRQR; this is translated from the coding sequence GTGCAAGTAGTCAGCATCAGCAGCCTCAAAGGTGGAGTGGGAAAGACGTCCGTGACCACTGGTCTGGCGTCCGCGGCCCTCGCCGCCGGCATTCCTACCCTGGTGGTCGATCTCGATCCCCACGCCGACGCCACCACGGCACTGGGTGTCCAGCCGGGCGGGCAACTGGACATCGGCCGGATGCTGAAAAGCCCCCGGAAGGCCCGGCTCCAGGAAAACGTGGCGGGCAGCAGCTGGGTCTCCAACGGATCAAGCGACGGCACCCTGGATGTCGCAGTAGGTTCGGCGTTCACTGGAATCTACGATCGCCCGGACCTGGGACGGCGCGACCTCCGAAGGCTGTCAGCAGTACTGGCCGGCACCACAGCTTATGAACTCGTGCTGGTGGACTGCCCACCGTCCCTCAACGGGTTGACGCGCATGGCGTGGAGCGCCAGTGACCGGGTGGTCCTTGTGGCTGAGCCCGGGCTGTTCTCCGTAGCCGGCACTGAACGCACCATGAGGGCCATTCAACTCTTCCGGCAGGAGTTCGCTCCCAACCTGGCTCCGGCCGGCATCGTTGCCAACCGGGTTCGTACAGGCTCCGCAGAACACACCTTCCGCCTGGCTGAAATGGAGTCAATGTTCGGTGACTTGCTGCTGACTCCCCACATTCCGGAACAAGCAAATTGGCAGCAGATCCAGGGTGCAGCCCACTCTGTGCACCACTGGCCCGGGGATTCGGCCAAGAACTCCGCCAAGCTGTTCGATGCGCTCCTGGAGAGCCTCCTGGCGGGACAACCATCCCTGCGGGACCGCCGCCAGCGCTAG
- a CDS encoding MerR family transcriptional regulator → MSPKGEAGELKQASTGIAAPASGAQGLLFTEDLPVLDEDAGYRGPTACKAAGITYRQLDYWARTGLVEPAVRGAAGSGSQRLYGFRDILVLKVVKRLLDTGVSLQQIRTAVEHLRERGVEDLAQITLMSDGASVYECTSADEVIDLVQGGQGVFGIAVGRVWREVEGSLAALPSEHAVEQSFPDDELSKRRVARRIG, encoded by the coding sequence GTGAGTCCGAAAGGCGAAGCAGGCGAGCTGAAGCAGGCCTCGACCGGCATTGCTGCGCCCGCATCCGGCGCCCAAGGTTTACTCTTCACAGAGGACCTTCCTGTGCTGGACGAGGACGCGGGCTACCGCGGTCCCACTGCATGCAAAGCCGCAGGCATCACGTACCGCCAACTCGATTACTGGGCCCGTACGGGCCTGGTGGAGCCGGCCGTACGCGGCGCGGCAGGATCCGGGTCCCAGCGGCTCTATGGATTCCGCGACATCCTGGTTCTCAAAGTGGTCAAGCGGCTCCTTGATACAGGTGTGTCCCTGCAGCAGATCCGAACCGCTGTGGAGCACCTCCGCGAGAGGGGTGTTGAGGACCTTGCGCAAATTACCCTGATGAGCGACGGTGCGAGCGTTTATGAATGTACCTCTGCGGACGAAGTCATTGACCTAGTCCAAGGCGGACAGGGCGTCTTCGGCATAGCCGTTGGACGCGTATGGCGGGAAGTAGAGGGAAGCCTGGCCGCTCTTCCGAGTGAACACGCCGTGGAGCAGTCCTTTCCCGACGACGAATTGAGCAAGCGGCGAGTGGCCCGCCGCATCGGCTGA